AGCCAGCCCACCataggctgctggcagaggcaccAGGAGAGCACCAACCAGTGAATGAAGTCAGACACTGCAGCACAAATACGTAGGGTTTATTTTCAGGTGTTTCATCATACCAACAAAATGACAGCTTTATGTGATAGCTCCTGCAGCATCTGTGAAGTCCTGAGCACAAGTGGTGACCCCTCTCACCAGGCTGTGGGCCCGGAGACTCATGTCACAGCTGAGGTGGCCATCTGGAGACACTATTGCTTCAGAGTGGAAGACTAAagaacaggctggccacaggCTCCTGGGTGTGCAGTGCTCTTCCAGACGCCAGTGAATAATGAAACTTAAAGCTGCTACCTCCAAAAGTGTTCCAGCAGTTTTCCCCGTGAAGGAAGACAGCAGTGCTCCTGCTGGGTCTGGTGTCTCACAATGACACTGAAATCTTGATGAGAACACATCAGAAGCACAATTAAGTATCTTCATATGCTCACGCTAGTTCTTACAGCAGTCTCCTCTCAGACAGTCTATTCCTGTGTTCCAAGAACTGAAAGAATTTCTATGTGCTACAGGAGGAGAATGTccatccccaccccctccttctAAAACAAAACACTAGAAATGGAGGGAAGCTGAAACAGTTGGAATGCTATCAATGAGGCCACACAAGAGAGTATAAAGTACAAAATACTGCATTTTATTGATGTTTCAGTGAGATAGTTTAGGCTGGCTCAATGCTGTTAATCCCCCAATATCAAAACTGTTATCAAACAAAAAGTGGCACAACCCAGTGCTTTACAAAATGCAGTTCCCTCAACGCTCTCAGAgccagagcccagaactgacagCTCCACAAACGTGTAACAAACCCCTGGCCTCTTGCAGCAGCTGATCCTAGGcctcctccttcttttcccTGGGGTGCATGGGGGAGATGACCCATGGGTGCAGCAGTGTAACTGAGATGGAGACAGGTTTCCTCCTCAGCAGACTACTGACTCACAGCCACCTGCAGATAGGCTTCCATCCCATGTCCCCTTTGGCCTGACAGTGTCTGTGTGCTGTCTGTGCTTCTGCAGCCCGGACAGCTCACACCACTCAGTGACCTGTGGGACTGTGGGCTGCGATTTGACCTTTGGTCCACTGTAGTCTGAGATGTTTAAGAAAGCTGCTAAGGGCTGACCAGCCCACTCTGACCACTGAGTCGTCTCACACAGGGCACATTTACTGCACTGAATAAAGCAAAGAGTGGGAAATCCTTTTTTTATGAACataaagctgctgctctgtgactTGGGCACCAGGAGGCCTCTGTCCCTCCTAAGCAGCAtggacacactgcagccctGACCCGCTCCTGTCTGGCAGAGCAGCATCTGCAAGCAGATGGGCTCCAAAATATGGTTTAGAGACTGCATGTGCTGATCACCAGTTCTTAGCTTAGGTGtcttcagccaggagaaaacagcagctgcaggcagtgacagcCGTGAAGGCAGCAAAGAGGAGGAAATCAAACCAAGAgttgcagtgtgccctggtcAGGGGGTTTCTGCTGCACTGagggtgcagcactgctctctgcagttaAACTCACCCTGGAGTGCTTTAGTGCACATCTGTGGCACTGCTGTCAGGGCAAGGGCTGCCAGAGGCAACTGCATCATACAGAGGCAAGTAAATGTGGCAAAGGAGGACCATTTCTCAGTGATCTGATCTCAGCTGTGAGGGAAAGGCAGTCagtgtgcagagaaggaaaccAAAGCCTGGAGATAAGAATGTCAGAGGACAGTGCTCgcatggggacagggacagggggaCTGTCAGTGTCTGGGAATGGTGGGAGAGCACCCTGCACGGAAAAAAGCCATCACCAATCGTCCCTCTCCCTCATAGCAACAAAGCAGAAAATGAGCTCTTCCAGACTCTGTGTATATAGAATTGTAACATAGGAGATACAAACTGGTTAAAATACTGCTAGGAGTAGCACGCACAAGAAACAGTACTTCACTTACCACTGGATACAAGGCCCTACAGAAAGGAGTCCCCCCGGCCACACAGCCAGGCGGGCTGCAGACGGGGGATGTGTAGTCACCTGTCTTGGATTAACTGAAGCACCTCCAACACACAGTGTCCTTTACTACGAACAGCCAAACAGACATCCATAACCCTACACTATACTGAGCACACTGTGAAGCATTCTGccgggcagctgcagcccaggtgggtttgcaaaccctggcagcctgcttcagctgccagcatgcggctcctgcactgctgcctgcatatAGTGCGGCAATTTGTCTTACAGGTCACTTCTTTAAATGCTTCCACTGTTACAAAGTActaaataaggaaaaaaaagtaataaagagGAAATTTGCACTTCAGTTTCTCACTTTTCAAACCTGCTACTTCATGAGATCACTACGCTCTGACCCCTCTGCCCTGCAAAGGAACTGCCTGGCTGCGAGGATTGCAtccccagcagcccaaggcCTGAACGCCCACCATGGAAATGCTGCTCATGCCCACGGTGGCCGCCGAGAACAGTGAGGTTCTCTGCTGACAACTGTTGAAGCCTCACAACACCCCTGTGAGGTAGGTACAGAAAATATCCCCAATCGACAGAACCAAGACTTTTGAGTGTGTGGCACCATCACACCTTCAGCGTCCCCCCgggcccacagccctgcagggagcCGGGCACCTCTGACAGCGGTGCTCCtgggcccagggcagggggctaAAGCAAAGTGCTGGGCAggttgctgctctgccagcgcAGGCAGGTGGTCTTGGAGTGCTTGTAGAggtggctggactggctgaAGCGCTTGCCACATTTGAGGCAGGCATAGGGCTTCTCGCCTGTGTGCACGCGGATGTGCTTCTTGCAGTCCGTCAGCGTCAGGAAGGTCTTGCAGCAGATCTTGCAGGCGTACTTGCGCGCACCCTCCACCACCAGCACGTTGTGTTCTGACAGAGCCTTCTTGCATTTGGACAGCACATCTGCGGAGGCCCTGGTCAGCTGCGGTGGGCCGGGTTGCGAGGGGTGCCCACCGTCGAAGGAGGTGCTGCCATTCATCATCAGCTGAGAGCCCGAGGaggtgtcctgcagctgggagctcCGCACTGAGGTCACCACGGGCATTTTGGGCGCAATGCGGCGGTAGCCAGGGAAGCCGCTGGCTCCACCTCTCACAGAGCCCATCACAGCCCTTGACAGGGAGTGCAGCCCCAGGCCTGAGCGTGGGAAATCCATGCCAAACTGCTCGGCCCCCCGGTAGCCCGAGGTCTGCACACAGGGCAGAGCCATCACTTCCTGCATGGGCCGCACAAAGTGGGAGTCTGCAGGCTCGCTGAAGGGGTTCTCCACATGGGACACGGTGGTGGAGGAATGGCTGCCAGCAGGCCCTGACTCTGGGCTTATCAGATAGGAAGCGTCGCTGTCCATCCTGCTGTCCATCCTGCAGTCACTGGTAGTGTTTGGGATGTTGTCATCGTTGCTCTGGCCAGTGCCATagcctccccctctgctcttgtTCAGGAAACTGGAGATGCTGAAAGTTGACTTGTGCTCCAGGTTGTTTGACACCTCCATGATGTGGATGTCTCCCACCCTATCGGTACTGGACTGTGGGTCAGAGAAGCTGCGGTCACTGCTCTCAGGACTCAGCTCAATCTTCTCCGCGCTCACCACCCCTCCTTCCACTTCCACAGACTCACTGCCTTCCGCCTGGGAAGTGACATCGCTCACTTCATCCTGCGGCTCTGGGGAGCTCAGGGGCTCCGACTTCACTACCACCCTCATGTGCTCCTTCTCATTCAGGCTGACCTCTGGGTTCTCACAGGGGAAGCTGGTCTTCTCAGAAGCAGCCTCCTGGTCAAAGCTGGTTTCCACCTGCGTTGCTTGGGATGCCATGGAGAGCTGCGAGATGTTTCCTCCACTGTTGTCGGACTGGCTGGGCACCTGGGCATCCTCCTGAGCACCAAAGGACTGGTCAAACAGGATGGTGTTGTCCTCCTGGTTATCCGCAGCAGTGTCAGCCTTGGAATTGTCCACCATCTTCAGCGAGTCTGGTGAGAAGAAGTCCTCCCGGGAGTGCACTACGGAGGGCCCACTCTCGGCGGCCGCATCAGCTACGGCCTCGTCTATGGCGGGCCGGACGCGTTGCCGCGCGCGCTCCTCAGAGGACTGCTTGCGCTTGTGCAGACGGCGCATGGGGAAGGGTGCGCGCTGCTCCACAGGGCCCCGCGCAGACGAGCCCATGGCGCCCgctggctcctctgtgctctgtgtggagctgagggcagagctgacgatgctcagccccagctgctgcagcatgaaGGACCTCTGCATGCGCGCGTTCTGTTCCTGGACGCGGTCGCTTGGTGGGGACATGGGCAGTGTCCTGGTGGTCAAGTAGTGCTTGCAGGCTTTCACCACAGAGTTCAAGTGCAGAtgggaggcagccagcaggacaTCCATGACGTTGCTCTCCCCAAGCATGAGTGTGGAGGTGTACATCATGTCTATGAGGGCAGCGAAGGCCTCCGCCGTCACCACCTCACTGTCCAGCTGGATCATGTTCATGGTCTGGTCACCTTCAGCCACAGTGAAGAGGGCTCGGAAGTGTGTGCTGCACGCTGCCAGCACTGACCGGTGAGCTTTGAAGTGCCTATTCCCCACCACAATGACGCAGTCACAAAGCTGGCCATGAAGCCTCTGGTAGTTGAGCTGCTGAAAGATTTGCTCAAAGTGTCCTGGGAAATCCATGATCctacaaaaaaacaacagaggAAACTAAATTTAAACCCAGATGAagtcctgggcagaccccagtaCACCTGGGCTTGAAGCTGAGCTACAACGGCTGAAAGG
Above is a window of Pogoniulus pusillus isolate bPogPus1 chromosome Z, bPogPus1.pri, whole genome shotgun sequence DNA encoding:
- the ZBTB5 gene encoding zinc finger and BTB domain-containing protein 5, whose product is MDFPGHFEQIFQQLNYQRLHGQLCDCVIVVGNRHFKAHRSVLAACSTHFRALFTVAEGDQTMNMIQLDSEVVTAEAFAALIDMMYTSTLMLGESNVMDVLLAASHLHLNSVVKACKHYLTTRTLPMSPPSDRVQEQNARMQRSFMLQQLGLSIVSSALSSTQSTEEPAGAMGSSARGPVEQRAPFPMRRLHKRKQSSEERARQRVRPAIDEAVADAAAESGPSVVHSREDFFSPDSLKMVDNSKADTAADNQEDNTILFDQSFGAQEDAQVPSQSDNSGGNISQLSMASQATQVETSFDQEAASEKTSFPCENPEVSLNEKEHMRVVVKSEPLSSPEPQDEVSDVTSQAEGSESVEVEGGVVSAEKIELSPESSDRSFSDPQSSTDRVGDIHIMEVSNNLEHKSTFSISSFLNKSRGGGYGTGQSNDDNIPNTTSDCRMDSRMDSDASYLISPESGPAGSHSSTTVSHVENPFSEPADSHFVRPMQEVMALPCVQTSGYRGAEQFGMDFPRSGLGLHSLSRAVMGSVRGGASGFPGYRRIAPKMPVVTSVRSSQLQDTSSGSQLMMNGSTSFDGGHPSQPGPPQLTRASADVLSKCKKALSEHNVLVVEGARKYACKICCKTFLTLTDCKKHIRVHTGEKPYACLKCGKRFSQSSHLYKHSKTTCLRWQSSNLPSTLL